A genomic region of Alnus glutinosa chromosome 11, dhAlnGlut1.1, whole genome shotgun sequence contains the following coding sequences:
- the LOC133881062 gene encoding uncharacterized protein LOC133881062 — MDPRQQLPCNRDHEANRHDAENREFPPLPLYDGIPQALAQFMAETTRQLTEAISRIPRPMKRIERQGCSIKDFSSHHFRSFNGNEGPNAAEAWLTDIDTLFDTLGCTSEQKVQYIALNLTGEAGRWWTSKKLLLAGPRNEIIITWEMFKTEYNRRFFPRAQRQLRAIEFQNLVQGNMSVEQYSARFMELARFALNLIPDEESKAERFENGLTPRIKERVICHEIKDFARLVEVASLAERGIRESAAAYDMKKRSKQQISYPAKRSAMGSGSRPFVEKSFPPARRNQVTSCIKCGKLHGGDCRMGSTSCFKCGTAGHYRKDCPMNIAGGSKQPGGGSQQQYLTQARVYSLTPGGVNDDEGFTNVVTGTVPLFGRLACTLFDSGATRSFI, encoded by the coding sequence ATGGACCCAAGACAACAACTTCCATGCAATCGCGATCATGAGGCAAATCGTCACGATGCTGAGAATAGAGAGTTTCCACCTCTGCCACTTTATGACGGAATTCCTCAAGCCTTGGCGCAATTCATGGCTGAAACTACTAGGCAGCTCACTGAAGCAATTTCAAGAATTCCACGGCCTATGAAGCGAATTGAACGTCAGGGGTGCTCCATCAAAGACTTCTCAAGCCATCACTTTCGATCATTTAATGGTAATGAAGGACCCAATGCAGCGGAAGCATGGCTTACGGACATCGATACGCTATTTGACACTCTTGGCTGCACGAGTGAACAAAAAGTACAGTACATAGCGCTGAATTTGACAGGCGAAGCAGGACGATGGTGGACTTCGAAGAAATTATTATTGGCAGGACCGAGAAATGAAATTATCATTACTTGGGAAATGTTCAAAACAGAATATAATAGGCGCTTTTTCCCAAGGGCTCAGAGGCAACTTCGGGCCATCGAATTCCAGAACCTTGTCCAAGGCAACATGTCGGTGGAACAATATTCTGCAAGGTTCATGGAATTAGCTAGGTTTGCTCTCAATCTGATTCCAGACGAAGAATCCAAGGCGGAGCGCTTTGAGAACGGCCTGACCCCTCGAATCAAAGAACGAGTTATTTGCCATGAGATTAAAGATTTTGCTAGACTGGTGGAAGTTGCATCTCTCGCTGAGAGAGGAATCCGCGAATCGGCAGCAGCCTACGACATGAAGAAGCGGTCGAAACAACAGATCTCATACCCTGCAAAGAGGTCAGCAATGGGAAGTGGCTCTAGGCCTTTCGTAGAGAAGAGTTTTCCTCCTGCGCGTAGGAATCAAGTGACCTCATGTATCAAATGTGGTAAGCTGCACGGAGGAGACTGTAGAATGGGAAGCACAAGTTGTTTCAAATGTGGGACGGCGGGACACTACCGCAAGGATTGCCCTATGAACATTGCTGGAGGATCAAAGCAACCAGGAGGCGGATCTCAGCAACAATACCTTACACAAGCTCGGGTATATTCACTTACACCTGGAGGAGTCAATGATGATGAAGGATTTACAAATGTGGTGACAGGTACCGTCCCTTTATTCGGTAGACTTGCATGTACTCTTTTTGACTCAGGAGCTACGCGGTCattcata